The following nucleotide sequence is from Oncorhynchus clarkii lewisi isolate Uvic-CL-2024 chromosome 6, UVic_Ocla_1.0, whole genome shotgun sequence.
tgagttgtttggaaggagcACACAACTCTATGTGTgtagaaaaaaaggcacagcacaccaacatcaaaacctcatcccaactgtaaagtatggtggagggagcatcatggtttggagctgctttgctgcctcagggcctggacagcttgctatcatcgaaaGGAAAAaggaattcccaagtttatcaaaacattttgtaggagaatgtaaggctacctgtccgccaattgaagctcaacaaaagttgggtgatgcaacaggacaacaacccaaaacacagaagtaaatcaacaacagaatggcttcaacagaagaaaatacgccatctggagtggcccagtctgagtcctgacctcaaccagaTTTGacatgctgtggcatgacctcaagagagcggttcacaccatacatcccaagaatattgctgcactgaaacagttttgtaaagaggaatggcccgaaattcctcctgaccgttctGCAGGTCTGATCGACAACTACAGCAAAcgtggttgaggttattgctgccaaaccAGTTATtaaaccagttattaaatccaagggttcacatacttttcccaccttgcacgtataattgtttgtgtgttattagtttaagcagactgtgtttgtctattgttgtgacttagatgaagatcagatcaaatttcatGACCAATTTATATAGaattccaggtaattccaaagggttcacatactttttcttgacaCTGTAAATATGTGAGTTGGAGCTCTGGGCTCAGAGTTGTTGACCCTCTGGAAACCTTTTGTCCTTTACAATGTTTCTGATCCCCTCCCAATGACATCATAACCTGTGGAGTACATTCAGTTCTGACCTCATTTCCTGTGGAAGACTACAGACAGAGTtctggtgcagagagagagggtgttggcACTGGCAGCCTACACACACTGGGCCACTGTCCACTGGCCACCCAAAagacacatttatttattttatcaagaGCATAGTAAAAAAAGAGCAGACGTTTTGAGCTTTTATTTGGCCCAAACTTCCCATTTTAACTTCAGTCAAACTTAATCTAAATGACACTGGCTGGATTTCACTcccataaaaacacacacacacacacacacacacacacacacacacacacacacacacacacacacacacacacacacacacacagtgctcaaATTATTTTGCATAGAAAAACATAACTTAATTTCCCCAAAATCTAAACAACAGAACATTCAATGGAGACTGCATGTATGTGTACCAAGCATATCGCCTCATTAAATTACAGGAAAATAACTTGACACACATTTCGAAACATCCACTGCCTCTCAGACTTCATGTAGACTATTAGTAAAACTAAGGTTAAGAAAGAAAGGTTATTGGACCAAAATGTTGTTGCAAATGAATCTACTGTACTTGGCAATACAAATATTATGAATTCAGTAGAGCTACCGCCTTCTCAGTAAAACCAAGAACCATTCATCAAAACTGCAACACAAAACTCTGTCTAGCCCACACAGAGAAAGATGTAGCTTAGCTACTGAAAGTCTGAATGCATGGAGGAAGTGAACTGCTACAGTAGCTGTCCAACAGGGCAATTTGACTGCTTCAGGGCAGTCAAAACATCAACAGAGTGGTGGTTAACCCCCAAGGCCTTAATATAGGAGGACGAGGAGAGAACTGGAGGAAAATAGGAAAGACAGCTgtgcagaagagagagaaagagagagaggtcaacAGCATCGTGAGATAtacgggggggggggctgttgatgGGGTAAAGCAGTGTGCCAACCCGTGGGTTTCCTCTAAACATCAGACCTCCACTCTGCAGACTAAACAACCCGACACAAACAGACCAGTGTACCTGGAGACCAGgtcaacaacacaacatggacacacacagagcCCTATTGACTGGCTGTCTGAGCTAACACTGCCGGGGAAGTGAATGGGGGCTAGCAGGCTCTTTCAACTGGAGGGTCGACCAAGGGTTGGGGTGTTGGACTGGGGTTCATGGGGCTGTCTGCTATTCAGCTTTATTGCAAACGTGGAATCTGTATATTTCCATTAAGGATATAGACACACGAGGGAAACATGGCTGCCACTGGTGCTTTACGAGTGTTCATGTTCACGAATGCAAAGTAGTCATGTCAACGAGTTGCAGATGTAAATAAAACAGCAGATTTGAAAGTAACAAAACAGGCGTGCATGAGTGGTGAAATGATCTATTCCTCGATACATATCccttcctccagtcctccctccagTCTTACCTGGCCATGCCCAGACTAGAGAAGCTTGCTGGGACGATGAGTACGTCGAGGCGGGGGAAGGGATGGGCCCCCAGGGTAGCGTGGGCtgcagccaggcagccaggcagaaGGGGGAGGACCTGGACCTGGGCCTTCTGCAGCAGAGAGGGCGGGGCAAACATCCGGTGAGGGATCACCTCTTGGCTCCAGGCGGATGGGTCGGTGAATGGACAGGGGTAATCAGTATGGCAACAGGTGAAGTTGTCATCGCCCAGACCTAAGCAGACGCTCTCAGAGTGCTTCTCATCCTTCAGGCCTGAGTAGACTAATGTAGACTGTGGGCTGGTGATGATGGGATGGTCCATGTTGGTGAATGGATTCAGGTCCAAGCTGTGTgatggggagaagggggggggggggggaattcagGCTTGTATTTTCGCTATTTTGACTACGGGCTTAGAAACGAGAGGGATGGAAATATGGAACATTGCATCACACAGGAAAGCCAGAGAAAACCCAAACATTACATTTAATTGGACTTCCATTTAGTTACAGTAACTCCATCTTAGTACTGGAACTGCAAAACCCAAATGTGTTCCAAGTTTCCTCTAGCCGTTCACTGAGGATAAAAGGCCCTCCTTGTAGCAGGAGAAGCCCTGGGGTTAACGGCTGGGTTGGAGGGAAACcatgagaggaggaggtagaaaggGTGGTATTACGGGAAGAATGACAGAGCTGCCAGCATGCTGGTGGAACCCTCAAACCCTCAGCCTGTGGTGAACTCTTCAGGGCAGGGGAAAGCACTGCTGGGGAAGACCTGGTTCTACCGCCTGGTATGGCTGGGTTGGAGGGAAACcacgaaggggggggggggggggggggggggggggagagaggagggttctTACGGGAAATAAATCATACCTGCCAGCATGTGTATGGGAGGCCCCAGCCCTTGTACCCTGCACAGGAGGGGTAAGCTGTGCTGTGGAAAGTTGTGCTGTGGCCTGGCGCCAGTAACCCACTGCCAAGGTAAAAGTGGAGGCAGGCATAGGCATAGTGACATAGTAGTCCCAGCTAGAGAgacctggacagagagagagacagagagtgggtgAGTGGACTGGTGAACTGTACCACTTTGCACTTATCCGCTGTACACTGATCAGGAGTGTAGTACCTGTGTGGTGCAGGTGCGTGGGCTGGGCCTGGTTCTCTCCACTCAATAGAACCACACACTCCCTAGGGGCTCGTACCTGGGCCTGCCACGTCGACATGGCGACAGGAGGCTCCTGACAGGGGAAGAGGGCACGGTTGTTGATGGGGGAGCCGGCGGTGTAAACACATGACCTAGAGGAGTAAACGGTAAACAACTTCCTTCATCGTACTGTTCATGGGACAGGTTTATCTACTGGATAGTTTGTTTCACCCTGAGAGTAGACAGATGGAAACAACTTCTGTCCTATATGTTATCAGTCTGAGCAtgaagcatacagtgccttgcgaaagtattcggcccccttgaactttgcgaccttttgccacatttcaggcttcaaacataaagatataaaactgtatttttttgtaaagaatcaacaagtgggacacaatcatgaagtggaacgacatttattggatatttcaaacttttttaacaaatcaaaaacggacaaattgggcgtgcaaaattattcagcccccttaagttaatactttgtagcgccaccttttgctgcgattacagctgtaagtcgcttggggtatgtgtctatcagttttgcacatcgagagactgaaatgttttcccattcctccttgcaaaacagctcgagctcagtgaggttggatggagagcatttgtgaacagcagttttcagttctttccacagattctcgattggattcaggtctggactttgacttggccattctaacacctggatatgtttatttttgaaccattccattgtagattttgctttatgttttggatcattgtcttgttggaagacaaatctccgtcccagtctcaggtcttttgcagactccatcaggttttcttccagaatggtcctgtatttggctccatccatcttcccatcaattttaaccatcttccctgtccctgctgaagaaaagcaggcccaaactatgatgctgccaccaccatgtttgacagtggggatggtgtgttcagggtgatgagctgtgttgcttttacgccaaacataacgttttgcattgttgccaaaaagttcaattttggtttcatctgaccagagcaccttcttccacatgtttggtgtgtctcccaggtggcttgtggcaaactttaaacaacactttttatggatatctttaagaaatggcttttttcttgccactcttccataaaggccagatttgtgcaatatacgactgattgttgtcctatggacagagtctcccacctcagctgtagatctctgcagttcatccagagtgatcatgggcctcttggctgcatctctgatcagtcttatccttgtatgagctgaaagtttagagggacggccaggtcttggtagatttgcagtggtctgatactccttccatttcaatattatcgcttgcacagtgctccttgggatgtttaaagcttgggaaatctttttgtatccaaatccggctttaaacttcttcacaacaatatctcggacctgcctggtgtgttccttgttcttcatgatgctctctgcgcttttaacggacctctgagactatcacagtgcaggtgcatttatacggagacttgattacacacaggtggattgtatttatcatcattagtcatttaggtcaacattggatcattcagagatcctcactgaacttctggagagagtttgctgcactgaaagtaaaggggctgaataattttgcacgcccaatttgtcagtttttgatttgttaaaaaagtttgaaatatccaataaatgtcgttccacttcatgattgtgtcccacttgttgttgattcttcacaaaaaaatacagttttatatctttatgtttgaagcctgaaatgtggcaaaaggtcgcaaagttcaagggggccgaatactttcgcaaggcactgtacagtagatagatgtccCACCTGTTGTCCTGATCTttagtccacctgacagagcctCCCTCCGGCTTGGTCTTGTAGCAGACCCTCAGGGCTTGGGGGAACTCCTGGATGGTCCGAACCCCCCTCTTCCTCACCTGCAGGCTCCAGCGGTCAGTGTGGAAGATGAGGGGTCCCCCACCCTCAGAAGCAGGGGCATGACTGCACTGGAAGTACAGGTGGTGTTGCTTTTTCCATTGGGTGGACGGTAGGGAGATCAGCCTCTGAATGAGCACAGCTGATTGGCTGTCTGGTTGTGGGCCAACCCCTGACCCCTCACCCTTGACCTCCTTTAGGAGACCCTGCATATCTGACACAGAGGTCACGTCCAACTCCTCTACTTTTGACACAGTGAGGTCACAGCAGTCCAGAACTAAGGTAAAGTCTCTGTGGCTCTCATCCTCCCAGGAGTCATCGGTCTGGGATGGTTGGGGTGGGGTTGGGgccccttccccagccccattcCCATCTCCAGCCAGTGGGCCTGGCTCCAGGAAGAGCACCACAGTACCAGTGATAACCTTAGTTTGGAGGTTTATGTCCAGGTCCAAGACATAGTGTCTGACCAGGATGTGGTTGGTGTTGGCTCTGAGGGGCAAGTCGTCCCTGCCTGGGTCCATATCACCATCACCATCCATTTCTCATCAGAGGTCATCTATTTAATTCTAGAGGAAAACAcaatgtcaatcaatcaatcaactgaTAGAGCGTTCAATcaatatgtacagtatacagtacatatcaaCCTTATCAGCCAGGTAAGGTGGTCCACATCCAGTGGCtttggaaagtactcagaccctttgactttttccacatcttgctatgttacagccttattctaaaattcattaaattgttattttccctcatcaatctacatactataccccataatgacaaagcaaaaacagtttttatacatttttgcaaatttattaaaagtaaataactgaaatatcacatttacataagtattcagaccctttactcagaaccttgttgaagtacctttggcagcgattacagccttgagtcttcttaggtatgacgctacaagcttggcatacctctatttggggagtttctcccattcttctctgcaaatcctctcaagctctgtcaggttggatggggagagtcgctacaatgctattttcaggtctctccagagatgttcgatcgggttcaagtccgggctctggctgggccactcaaggccattcagagacttgtcacgaagtgtgcttagggtcgttgtcctgttgaaaggtgaacctcaaatcaaatcttattggtcacaaacacatggttagcagatgtaaatgtgagtgtagcgaaatgcttgtgcttctagttccgacagtgcagtaatatctaagaaaccttcgccccagtctgaggtcctgagcgctctggagcaagatttcatcaaggatctctgtactttgctccattcatctttcactcgatcctgactagtctcacagtccctgccgctgaaaaacatccatagcatgatgctgccgccaccatgcttcaccgtagggatggtgccaggtttcctccagacgtgacgcttggcttcaggccaaagagttcaattttggttccATCATACGagagattcttgtttctcatggtctgtgagtctttagatgccttttggaaaactccaagtgggctgtcatgtgccttttactgaggagtggcttccgtctggccactctaccataaaggcctgattggtggagtgctgcagagatggttgtccttctggaaggttcttccatctccacagaggaactctagacctCTGTCAGAGGGataatcgggttcttggtcacctccctaaccaaggcccttctccaccgattgctcagtttggcctggcagccagctctagggagagtcttggtggttccaaacttcttatttttaagaatggaggccactgacATGATATGATGATGGCGCCTGACGAAGATGTCAACATCGCGACTAGCTTGTATACAACTCTGTagtattttgtttgtttatgtaCTATTTTTTACGTTATTAGCTCAGGAATTgttttgtgtcattacatacagccgggaagaactattggatattagaGCGTCGGTAACTCACCAGAACTTCCAGCATTAGGAGCAGGATTACCACTTCCCTGGAGCGGATCCTTTGTTTGCTCTCCCCAGAGCAATTgaacttattccagaggctgacccaaaacaacaccGGCGAAGGAGAGGTActcgaggcggtcttctggtccgACTTAGGAAGCaagcacaccacccaccgctcccgagtattttactcgctaatgtccaatCTCTGGTTAATAAAATTGATGAGCTCAAGGCGAGAGTTGCTTTTTAGAGAGACACCAGGGATTGTAACCTGCTCTGCTTCACAGAAGCATGGATCGCTCGAGATATACTGTCTGACTCTGTaaagccagttgggttctcagtacatcgcacCGACATGAACAAACATCTCTCCGGGAAGCAGAAGGGTGGAGGTATAtgttttatgaataatgacttaTGGCATAACTGACATAACAAACAGGAACTCAAGCCCttctgttcacccgacctagaatatcaaacaaatcaaatgccgaccgtactGTCTCCCGAGATAATTTTCGGCAACCATAGCCACAGCGGTCTATATCCCCCCCAAGtggataccacgacggccctcaaagaccttcactggactttatgcaaactggaaaccacatatcctgaggctgcatttattgcaGCTAGGGATTTTAACAAAGTCAATTTGAGGAAAAGGCTACCGAAATTCTATCAACATATTGATTGTTGTACTCATgctgctaaaacactcgaccaTTGCTATACTACCTTCCAGAATGCATTTAAGGCCTTCCCTCGACCTCCATTTGGCAACTCGGGCCACGATTCCATCTAGCTCCTCCTtacctataggcagaaactcaaacaggaagcacccgtggtaaggactattcaacgctggtctgaccaatcggaatccacgcttcaagattgttttgatcacgcggactggaatatgttcagagTAGGTTCAGAAAATAATATCGACACATATACCGATACGGTgaatgagtttatcaggaagtgcataggagatgttgtaaCCACTGTGCCTATTAACTttttggcgcacccatcccgttagggggatcattttcgtcaacatcctctgaattgcagagctccaaattcaaattaaattactgttctatggaaccaaccaaaatcattcaattatttaatacaaaatacatttaaccaaaatcaaggtttcataattattggcactcctcatttagtacttagtgcaaccacctctggcaaggataacagcatggagtcttttcctgtaatgtttggcaaggttaaggaacacatttggagggattttggaccattcctctatgcagataaTTTCAAGATCCTTCACAATCTTGGGTTTGAActtatcaactgccctcttcAACTCAGCCCACAGGTTTTCGATTGGATTGAGTACCGGCGACTGAGATGGCGATGGCagaacattgattttgttgtcacagaaccatttctgtgtggatctgGAGgtatgtttcgggtcattgtcttgttggaaagacCACCTACGGCCAAGTCCTagccttctggcagaggcaaccagattgtcagccaaaattgcctgatacttggtagaattcattatgccatcaatcttaaccagtgcccctggacctctggaattaaaacagtcccaaaacatcactgaccaccctccatatttcaccgtgggtatgaggtgcctctccttgtatgcaccTGTTTCAACGTCAAACATGTCGATGCTGTATCTGACAAAAAcgttccattttggtctcatctgaccagagcaccttcttccaatcataatttaaatgacgtttggcaaactccaagcgtttgcgtctgtgtcttggggtcagaaagggctttcttctggcaacccttccaaagagcctgtggatGTGGAGGTAGCGTCTGACGGTGCTTTTTGAAACCTGGTGACCCCAAGACGCCACCAAGGCCTgcaattctttcacagtgattcttggggattttgttgcttctctcacaatcctcctccctatcctgggGGTCAAAATGCATTTGCGTCCTCTACCTGTgaggttttcaactgttccatatcttttgaattttctaataattgcccTGACAGTGCTCAGTGGTATATTCAATCATTTGTGGATCTTCTTGTAGCCATTACCGGATTTATGAAGGTTTTTGATCATCTGTCTCTTTTGAACCGCTAGTTCTTTTGTTTTCTTCATAGTGTTGGATGACAGCGGGATATTGCATGCgtgttacctcatttttataccctagtgaaacaggaagtgatgtaatggcTCAATATAGTTCATTAAGACTTAGATACACTTAAGTGGAATTTAATTTGTGGTTTAATTTTGGTGGATGTTATTTACAATAATCTTTCATTAAGGGTGCCATTCATTGTGAAACCTTGATTTGGAGGACATTGatttttaattaaatcaataaattattttggttggttccattgaaacattaataaagtacagtatttctcacgttggtattttgagtttctctctataattatattgtttatatttgtttaagcattgtttgtgcattgccagtcaggggtgccagtaattttggagcccactgtatattaagttaaaataaaagtgttaattcagtattgttgtaattgtcattattacaaattaagAAATCTGCCttatttggtcctccaataatcggtatcggcgttgaaaaatcataatcggtcgacctctaacctccaccttacctgccaccctagacccacttcaatttgcttaccgccccaatagatccacagacgatgcaatcgccaccaCACTGGACACTGTCCTGTCCCATCTGGATAAGAGGCatacctatgtaagaaagctgttcattgactatagctcagcattcaacaccatagtactctccaagctcatcatcaagcttgaggccctgggtctgaaccctgccctgtgcaactgggtcctggacttcctgacaagttgcccacaggtggtgaaggtaggaaacaacacctcctcttcgctgatcctcaacactggggccccacaagggtgcatgctcagccccctcttgtactccctgttcacccatgactgcgtggccaagcacgcctccaactcaatcatcaagttttcagatgACAAAACagcagtaggcttgattaccaacaacgatgagacagccgacagggaggaggtgagggctcagGGAGTGTggagccaggaaaataacctctcactcaacgtcaacaaaactaaggagatgatcatggatttcaggaaacagcagagggaacacccccctatccacatcgatgggaccgcagtggagaaggtggaaagcttcaagttcctcggcgtacacatcactgacaaactgaaatagtccacccacacagacagtgtggtaaagaaggAGCAACagtacctcttcaacctcaggaggctaaagaaatttggcttaacactgttttttttgcaataatgtctaaaaacctgttttcgctttgtcattatggggtgttgtgtgtagattgctgaggatttgtatttatttaatctattttagaataaggctgtaacgtaacaaaatgtggaaaaagtcaatgggtctgaatagtttccgaaggcTCTATATAGACCTGACAAACATACAATACCAATCAAAAATaattgctgacatgggctaattgagtgactgtctgtgactaacataacaagagaaaaactaaTTATCCACATCTCGAAATTGCACTTTTGGCTAGGGGACTCAGACCCCGACTGAGTCCCCCAGccaaaaatgttttaatatatatactgtatacatatttATTTTTTGGGGAAATGGATCCGCAGGCCTACAGGTCCAAGCTCCAAAAAGCAAACTGTTTTACAGTAAACTGAAGGTCCCCTatgagagccagccagccagtcacttTGCCGTTACAACCTAGCATTTCAATTTCCCCTGCTCCAGCCTCAGGGTTATGGAGGCTTGGCAGGCCAAAGCTGCAATTAAACTGTACAGTGTGAGTTCCTCAAATGTCTCTCCCTGAGAGGAAGTAGGAGAATAAAAACAAagtgacacagagacataacagtgccttcagaaagaattcacaccccttgactttttccacattttgttgttttacaaagcgggattcaaataaaatacaaattgttaacaatctacacaaaatactctgtaatgtttTTATCAAATGTTTGTTAATGGAaaataaatatgtatattttgataagataaatattcaacccccctgagtcaatgcatgttagcgattacagctgtgagtctttctggataagtctctaagtgCTTTGCAAACTtggattatacaatatttgcattttcattttaggttattgtcctgctgaaaggtggattCTTCTCCAAGTGTCTGATGGAAAGtagactgccttgttcaggggcagaatgatagatttttacctcctcagctctgggattcgatctagcaaccttttggttactggcccaatgctctaaccattaGTCTACCGGCCACCGCGAAacggtctgtggtaaacacaggcttaagAGATCTGATATGTTTTGTactatgagataatatcagtcagttaacacaacCTTTGTGAATTTGGAAAGCCTTTATGTGCGTTGTGTTAATTTTATTACttaaatgcttcaaaattcacaaaaagtgatGTTGGCAGCTGAAGATTATTTCATAGAACAAAACTTTTAAGATCTCTTAAGCCGGTATTTACCAGAAACCATATTTTTGCCGTTTAACCAAAAAATCCATTCATTTTCCCATAGGCtttcttcaacaaaacattactATTGTTCTCTCTATAGTTTCACAGCAGTCGTTAGTAAACCTTATGTGATGAGTAGGTAGCCTATAATAATTAATACTCCACCCACACTTTGGGTTGCCACTCATGCACTGTGAATAGTTGGTACTTTTACATCATGATAAATGTCACATTGACATGTATGTCAACTTGAAGGTATTTCCATCATTGCGGCATTTTGCTTCATTTAGGACTGTAGGTTAAACTCTTACTTGTTTctacatatttatatattatattaatctac
It contains:
- the LOC139411120 gene encoding aminopeptidase O, coding for MDGDGDMDPGRDDLPLRANTNHILVRHYVLDLDINLQTKVITGTVVLFLEPGPLAGDGNGAGEGAPTPPQPSQTDDSWEDESHRDFTLVLDCCDLTVSKVEELDVTSVSDMQGLLKEVKGEGSGVGPQPDSQSAVLIQRLISLPSTQWKKQHHLYFQCSHAPASEGGGPLIFHTDRWSLQVRKRGVRTIQEFPQALRVCYKTKPEGGSVRWTKDQDNRSCVYTAGSPINNRALFPCQEPPVAMSTWQAQVRAPRECVVLLSGENQAQPTHLHHTGLSSWDYYVTMPMPASTFTLAVGYWRQATAQLSTAQLTPPVQGTRAGASHTHAGSLDLNPFTNMDHPIITSPQSTLVYSGLKDEKHSESVCLGLGDDNFTCCHTDYPCPFTDPSAWSQEVIPHRMFAPPSLLQKAQVQVLPLLPGCLAAAHATLGAHPFPRLDVLIVPASFSSLGMASPHIIFLSQSVLCGDREGDGEGLVGERGLSLCGSRLCHELSHSWFGLAIGARDWTEEWISEGFATYLEDIIWARAQQLSSKETEEQSQLKALLRWRRLSDELQNSEEQLQILRPNMESTGQVSESGSSLVKHALNPEKTFMQVHYLKGYFLLRFLASKVGLEYFLHFFRLFIKKYHGQLILSQDFLQMLLETFPDMERQGLTLEAIYADWLDRPGVPKWLCEGSVVWTQTRLVEDVKAEVAKWIGLSPSFGKGRKRKKAGLNVNFKEVMPEQLVLLLEILLEEEELSVTSLHTIKRTYDLPKQDAEVRHRWCELVVKHKYAQAYGDVEHFLIHDQAMGVYLYGELMIQEDSRQQALARRCLSLVQNEMDQSARRVVEEMVL